A window of the Cannabis sativa cultivar Pink pepper isolate KNU-18-1 chromosome X, ASM2916894v1, whole genome shotgun sequence genome harbors these coding sequences:
- the LOC115707893 gene encoding uncharacterized protein LOC115707893, which yields MDPRISFSNDFVDNNNNNNLLTAMQIKKHEAIYREAPVSSDFEFSVKNYSMRSADEIMFQGMLLPSMKNNSSRNSNNNLLQQQQIQKKNTLKDELLVDHDDDEDDDDVDDYGDIFSRPPKSLARWKERFGLKKSNILGRKIKTTSAANAAAAIDHHMVFDTAFTTKQNQEKVIFEGGLKCIENNAM from the exons ATGGATCCAAGAATCTCTTTCTCCAATGATTTtgtagataataataataataataatttactaaCAGCCATGCAGATCAAGAAACATGAAGCAATCTACAGAGAAGCTCCTGTGTCTTCTGATTTCGAATTCTCTGTTAAAAATTACTCAATgaggtctgctgatgagattATGTTTCAAGGTATGTTGTTGCCTTCTATGAAGAACAATAGTTCTAGAAATAGTAATAATAACTTGCTGCAGCAACAACAAATTCAGAAGAAGAACACTTTGAAAGATGAACTACTTGTTgatcatgatgatgatgaagatgatgatgatgttgatgattATGGAGACATATTTTCTAGGCCACCTAAGAGCTTAGCTCGATGGAAGGAACGGTTTGGCCTTAAGAAATCCAATATTTTGGGTAGAAAAATAAAGACTACTTCTGCTGCTAATGCTGCTGCTGCTATTGATCATCACATGGTTTTTGATACTGCCTTCACCACCAAACAAAATCAG GAAAAGGTTATATTTGAAGGAGGCTTAAAATGCATAGAGAACAATGCAATGTAA
- the LOC115703137 gene encoding protein CHROMATIN REMODELING 25, which produces MDDEDEILSDSDSSYSDSGEDFSAGTDEEDEENVDDVSENNQPPTKAQQPPSDEDRKSKNVDALLRGNLIVTRQSLLPRVLSVTEGSAVCRKPFKPPCSNGYSGQNDQLSRRLCARKRFVPWGSSTPVLVPITNLLNTPEPVLKHEVEEEIVTLPPGIDPLVLWQSDELATDMKQIVVDPLLVRFLRPHQREGVQFMFECVSGLCSSSNIFGCILADDMGLGKTLQSITLLYTLLYQGFDEKPMVKKAIIVTPTSLVSNWEAEIKKWVGERVHLIALCESTRDDVISGIDRFTSPRSSLQVLIVSYETFRMHSSKFSHSESCDLLICDEAHRLKNDQTITNRALAGLSCKRRILLSGTPMQNDLEEFYAMVNFTNPGILGDATHFRRYYEAPIICGREPNATEEERKLGGERSGELSAKVNQFILRRTNALLSNHLPPKIIEVVCCKLTPLQSDLYNHFIHSKNVKRAISEDVKQAKILAYITALKKLCNHPKLIYDTVKSGGSGTSGFEDCMRFFPPEMFSGRSGSWTGGDGAWVELSGKMHVLARLLGHLRQKTDDRIVLVSNYTQTLDLFAQLCRERRYPYLRLDGTTSISKRQKLVNHFNDPSKDEFVFLLSSKAGGCGLNLIGGNRLVLFDPDWNPANDKQAAARVWRDGQKKRVYIYRFLTTGTIEEKVYLRQMSKEGLQKVIQKEQTDSLTTQGNSLSIEDLRDLFSFHENVRSEIHEKMNCIRCQSDDNMPETENKSMNRSCESDQDTSDIGGFAEIAGCLDKLKSSEKQVGTPLEEDLGSWGHHFYPTTVPDAIFQASAGDEVSFVFTNQIDGKLVPIESMVRPNMQGSEGNENCPNKLNQNLNQKTMVLPQRRKLAESVVSNQNFKRSTLSSFYRPMPKVTVECVTRTLSPIEHPVVRPHETLSPHTLQHDDDFA; this is translated from the exons ATGGACGACGAAGACGAAATTCTCTCTGATTCAGATTCTTCCTATTCCGATTCTGGCGAGGACTTCTCTGCTGGCACCgacgaagaagatgaagaaaacGTCGATGATGTTTCTGAGAATAATCAGCCACCAACCAAGGCTCAACAACCACCGTCCGATGAAGATAGGAAATCGAAGAACGTCGATGCTCTTCTCAG AGGTAACCTTATCGTGACAAGACAATCACTGCTTCCGCGAGTTCTATCGGTGACTGAAGGATCAGCAGTTTGCAGGAAGCCTTTTAAGCCACCATGCTCTAATGGCTACTCTGGTCAAAATGATCAGCTATCCCGGCGTCTCTGCGCTCGCAAACGATTTGTTCCCTGGGGATCTTCAACTCCAGTATTAGTGCCAATTACCAATCTTCTAAATACACCTGAACCTGTTTTGAAACATGAAGTGGAGGAGGAGATTGTAACTCTGCCCCCAGGGATTGATCCTCTGGTCTTGTGGCAGTCTGATGAATTAGCTACTGACATGAAGCAAATAGTAGTGGATCCATTGCTTGTTCGTTTCCTACGACCGCATCAAAG AGAGGGCGTTCAGTTTATGTTTGAATGTGTCTCAGGGCTATGTAGCTCTTCAAACATATTTGGATGCATTCTGGCAGATGATATGGG TTTGGGAAAGACATTGCAGTCAATCACATTACTTTATACTCTTCTTTATCAAGGGTTTGATGAGAAACCAATGGTTAAAAAAGCAATTATAGTCACTCCAACTAGTCTTGTAAGCAATTGGGAAGCTGAGATAAAGAAGTGGGTTGGAGAAAGGGTTCATCTCATTGCTCTATGTGAAAGTACCAGAGATGATGTCATTTCTGGTATTGACAGGTTCACAAGTCCTCGCAGTTCTCTACAG GTCCTTATTGTTTCGTACGAGACATTCCGGATGCATTCATCGAAATTTAGCCACAGTGAATCTTGTGACCTTTTGATTTGTGATGAGGCTCACAGGTTAAAGAATGATCAAACCATAACGAATCGG gCATTGGCCGGTCTTTCATGCAAACGTCGTATTTTGCTGTCTGGAACTCCAATGCAG AATGACCTGGAAGAGTTCTATGCAATGGTTAATTTTACTAATCCGGGAATTTTGGGTGATGCTACTCATTTCCGCCGATACTATGAG GCTCCCATTATATGTGGACGAGAACCTAATGCTACTGAAGAGGAAAGGAAGTTGGGTGGTGAGCGCTCTGGAGAATTAAGTGCAAAAGTTAATCAG TTTATATTACGAAGGACAAATGCACTATTATCAAACCATCTGCCACCAAAG ATTATCGAAGTTGTTTGTTGCAAGTTGACTCCTCTCCAGTCAGATTTGTATAACCattttatacattccaaaaat GTTAAACGGGCAATTTCCGAAGATGTAAAGCAAGCAAAGATTTTAGCCTACATAACAGCACTCAAGAAGCTTTGCAATCACCCTAAG CTCATCTATGATACTGTTAAAAGTGGGGGTTCAGGAACTTCAGGTTTTGAGGACTGTATGCGTTTTTTCCCTCCTGAGATGTTTTCTGGAAG ATCTGGGTCATGGACTGGTGGGGATGGGGCTTGGGTCGAACTGTCTGGAAAAATGCATGTCTTAGCAAGGTTACTGGGTCACTTGCGTCAAAAAACAGATGATCGGATTGTCCTTGTTTCAAACTATACTCAG ACACTAGACCTTTTTGCTCAATTGTGTCGCGAAAGAAGatatccgtatttgagacttgATGGAACCACATCCATCAGCAAAAGACAAAAGCTAGTAAATCATTTTAATGACCCATCAAAG GATGAATTTGTGTTTCTCTTAAGCAGTAAAGCTGGTGGTTGTGGTCTCAATTTGATCGGTGGAAATCGACTTGTTTTGTTTGATCCTGATTGGAATCCTGCCAATGACAAACAA GCTGCTGCTAGAGTCTGGAGAGATGGACAAAAGAAGAGAGTGTATATTTACAGATTTTTGACCACAGGCACAATTGAAGAAAAG GTATATCTGCGTCAGATGTCAAAAGAAGGGCTCCAAAAAGTTATCCAAAAGGAGCAAACTGATAGCCTTACAACACAG GGGAATTCGCTTTCCATAGAAGATCTGCGTGATCTGTTCAGCTTCCATGAAAATGTGAG GTCtgaaattcatgaaaaaatGAACTGCATCCGTTGCCAAAGTGATGATAATATGCCTGAAACAGAGAACAAATCCATGAACAGAAGCTGTGAGTCAGATCAAGACACCTCTGATATTGGAGGATTTGCAGAAATTGCTGGATGCTTAGACAAGTTAAAGAGCTCAGAGAAACAG GTAGGGACACCTCTGGAGGAAGACTTGGGTAGTTGGGGGCATCATTTTTACCCAACAACAGTACCCGATGCTATTTTCCAAGCTTCAGCTGGCGATGAG GTGTCATTTGTTTTTACGAACCAAATTGATGGCAAACTTGTACCTATTGAGTCAATGGTACGTCCAAATATGCAAGGATCTGAAGGAAATGAGAATTGTCCcaacaaattaaatcaaaatctgAACCAGAAAACTATGGTGTTGCCTCAACGTAGGAAACTCGCGGAATCTGTCGTTtccaatcaaaattttaaaagaagcACATTATCTTCCTTCTACAGGCCTATGCCAAAGGTAACTGTGGAATGTGTAACACGTACTTTAAGTCCTATAGAACACCCAGTAGTAAGGCCTCATGAAACATTGTCTCCTCATACTTTGCAACATGACGACGACTTCGCCTAA